A section of the Malus sylvestris chromosome 17, drMalSylv7.2, whole genome shotgun sequence genome encodes:
- the LOC126611355 gene encoding ABC transporter B family member 11-like — translation MAEENGLGGAVPQEREDTTSGNQVEEKNTGTDGAHRGSDKSGGNEKVEKVAFSKLFSFADKTDIILMLVGTIGAIGNGLCMPLMTILFGDLVNAFGNNQNNSDVVSVVSKVSLKFVYLAIGAGVAATLQVSCWMVTGERQAARIRGLYLETILRQDVAFFDLETNTGEVIGRMSGDTVLIQDAMGEKVGKFLQLLSTFIGGFIIAFIKGWLLTVVMLSSIPLLVAAGATMSIVITKMASHGQTAYAKAANVVEQTIGSIRTVASFTGEKQAITSYKKYLVDAYKSSVYEGTAAGAGFGIVMLVVFSTYALAIWFGSRMVRNNGYSGGAVLNVIVAVLTGSMSLGQASPCLSAFAAGQAAAFKMFETISRKPEIDASDEKGKILDDIRGDIELRDVYFSYPARPNEPIFDGFSLHISSGTTAALVGQSGSGKSTVISLMERFYDPLAGEVLIDGINLKEFQVKWIRSKIGLVSQEPVLFASSIKDNIAYGKDGATIEEIKAAAELANASKFIDKLPQGVDTMVGDHGTQLSGGQKQRIAIARAILKDPRILLLDEATSALDAESERIVQEALDRIMVNRTTVIVAHRLSTVRNADTIAVIHKGKLVEKGSHSDLLKDPEGAYSQLVRLQEVNKGSEQIGEAQDKSDITTESFRQSSQRVSLARSVSRNSSLGNSSRHSFSVAFGLPTGLGSNRDTTLAEPEAAALASKPRPKVSLRRLATLNKPEIPVLLLGSLAAIANGVIFPVFGVLISRVIKTFYEPPRQQKKDSEFWAIMFMTLGLISFLVIPVRGYFFSVAGSKLIERIRLMCFERVVHMEVGWFDEPENSSGSVGARLSADAASVRALVGDALAEIVNSIATGIAGLIIAFIASWQLAFIVLALIPLIGFGAYVQTKFMKGFSGDAKMMYEEASQVANDAVGSIRTVASFCAEKKVMELYRRKCEGPRAEGKRQGVISGIGFGVSYFFLFCVYATSFYAGAKLVEAGKTKFADVFQVFFALTMAATGISNMSSFGSDSSKARNAAASIFAIIDRKSKIDPSDESGIKLDSVKGDIELRHVSFKYPSRPDIQIFQDLSLTIHSGKTVALVGESGSGKSTVVALMQRFYDPDSGHITLDGTELGKFHLKWLRQQMGLVGQEPVLFNDTIRANIAYGKDGDATEAEIIAASELANAHKFISSLNQGYDTVVGERGIQLSGGQKQRVAIARAIIKSPKILLLDEATSALDSESERVVQDALDRVMVNRTTVVVAHRLSTIKNADEIAVVKNGVIVEKGKHDKLIKITDGFYASLVALHMSAPNA, via the exons ATGGCCGAGGAAAATGGCCTGGGTGGCGCTGTACCTCAAGAGCGTGAGGATACCACTTCAGGAAACCAAGTAGAAGAGAAAAACACCGGCACGGACGGGGCTCATCGAGGCTCAGACAAGAGCGGCGGAAATGAGAAAGTAGAAAAAGTTGCATTTTCAAAACTATTCTCATTTGCAGATAAGACTGATATTATCTTGATGCTCGTTGGCACAATCGGTGCCATTGGGAATGGCTTGTGCATGCCCCTTATGACCATATTATTTGGGGACTTGGTCAATGCCTTTGGAAATAATCAAAACAATTCAGATGTAGTTAGTGTTGTTTCCAAG GTCTCTCTAAAATTTGTGTATTTGGCGATCGGGGCAGGTGTGGCCGCAACTCTTC AGGTCTCTTGCTGGATGGTAACAGGGGAAAGACAAGCTGCAAGGATAAGGGGTTTGTATTTGGAAACAATTTTGAGACAAGACGTTGCCTTCTTTGATTTGGAAACAAACACTGGAGAGGTCATTGGGAGAATGTCTGGAGACACAGTTCTCATACAAGATGCCATGGGCGAGAAG GTTGGAAAATTTTTACAACTACTTTCAACATTCATAGGAGGGTTTATAATAGCATTTATCAAGGGGTGGCTTCTTACCGTTGTCATGTTATCCTCGATTCCTCTGCTCGTGGCAGCTGGTGCAACTATGTCAATCGTTATAACCAAGATGGCATCCCATGGACAAACTGCTTATGCAAAAGCTGCAAATGTTGTTGAACAGACGATAGGCTCCATCAGAACC GTTGCATCCTTTACTGGAGAGAAGCAAGCTATAACAAGTTACAAAAAATATCTTGTGGATGCTTACAAATCAAGCGTTTATGAAGGTACTGCTGCTGGAGCAGGTTTTGGCATCGTTATGCTAGTTGTGTTCAGCACTTATGCCTTGGCAATATGGTTTGGTTCAAGAATGGTAAGGAATAATGGATATTCTGGGGGTGCCGTGCTGAATGTGATTGTTGCTGTTTTGACTGGATCCAT GTCTCTGGGGCAAGCATCACCGTGCTTGAGTGCATTCGCTGCTGGTCAAGCTGCAGCATTTAAGATGTTTGAGACTATCAGTAGGAAACCAGAGATTGATGCTTCTGAcgaaaaaggaaagattttgGATGACATTCGTGGAGATATAGAGCTGAGAGATGTTTATTTCAGTTATCCTGCCAGACCAAATGAACCAATATTTGACGGGTTCTCTCTTCATATCTCTAGTGGCACCACTGCGGCTTTGGTTGGACAAAGTGGAAGTGGGAAGTCAACAGTCATCAGTCTGATGGAGAGATTTTATGATCCACTAGCTGGTGAAGTTTTGATAGATGGCATAAACCTAAAAGAATTTCAGGTGAAATGGATTCGGAGTAAAATTGGTCTTGTCAGCCAGGAACCTGTACTGTTTGCATCCAGCATTAAGGACAATATTGCCTATGGAAAGGATGGTGCTACCATTGAAGAGATAAAAGCAGCAGCTGAACTTGCAAACGCCTCCaaatttattgataaattgCCTCAG GGAGTTGACACCATGGTCGGTGATCATGGAACTCAGCTATCTGGTGGGCAGAAGCAGAGAATTGCTATAGCAAGAGCAATTTTGAAAGATCCACGAATTTTACTTTTGGATGAAGCTACAAGTGCACTTGATGCAGAATCTGAGAGGATAGTTCAAGAAGCATTGGATCGGATTATGGTCAACAGAACTACTGTTATTGTTGCTCATCGTTTGAGCACAGTGAGGAACGCAGATACGATTGCTGTCATTCATAAGGGAAAGCTGGTTGAAAAAG GCTCGCACTCAGACTTACTCAAGGATCCTGAAGGAGCATACTCTCAACTTGTACGCTTGCAAGAAGTAAACAAGGGCTCAGAACAAATAGGAGAAGCTCAAGACAAATCTGATATAACTACCGAATCTTTTAGACAGTCGAGTCAAAGAGTGTCGTTAGCAAGATCCGTAAGTCGGAATTCCTCTTTAGGAAATAGCAGCCGACATTCATTTTCAGTCGCCTTTGGTTTACCCACAGGACTTGGTAGCAATCGTGACACTACATTGGCAGAACCAGAGGCCGCTGCCCTGGCATCAAAGCCACGTCCAAAGGTCTCTCTCCGCCGCCTCGCTACCCTCAACAAGCCAGAGATTCCAGTGCTTCTTCTTGGAAGCTTAGCTGCCATCGCTAATGGTGTCATATTTCCCGTTTTTGGTGTGCTTATTTCCAGGGTAATAAAGACTTTCTACGAACCACCTCGTCAACAAAAGAAAGATTCAGAGTTTTGGGCAATAATGTTTATGACCCTTGGTCTGATATCATTTCTGGTAATCCCAGTACGAGGATACTTCTTTTCGGTTGCTGGTAGTAAGTTAATTGAACGTATCAGATTGATGTGTTTTGAGAGAGTGGTTCACATGGAAGTTGGGTGGTTTGATGAGCCTGAGAACTCAAGTGGTTCAGTTGGTGCGAGGCTCTCAGCAGATGCAGCATCAGTGCGGGCcctagttggagatgcgctagCTGAGATAGTTAATAGCATTGCCACCGGAATTGCAGGTTTGATCATTGCTTTTATTGCATCCTGGCAGTTGGCATTCATTGTTCTCGCATTGATTCCTCTGATCGGATTTGGTGCTTATGTTCAAACAAAGTTCATGAAAGGATTCAGTGGAGATGCAAAG ATGATGTATGAGGAAGCAAGCCAAGTTGCTAATGACGCAGTTGGGAGCATACGAACAGTTGCTTCTTTCTGTGCTGAAAAGAAGGTAATGGAACTGTACAGAAGGAAATGTGAAGGCCCAAGAGCGGAAGGGAAAAGACAAGGCGTGATCAGTGGAATAGGATTTGGGGTATCTTACTTCTTTCTCTTTTGTGTCTACGCAACCAGCTTCTACGCGGGAGCTAAACTCGTCGAGGCTGGCAAAACAAAATTTGCCGACGTTTTCCAA GTTTTCTTTGCTTTGACCATGGCAGCCACGGGAATCTCTAATATGAGCAGTTTTGGCTCTGATTCTAGTAAAGCCAGGAATGCTGCTGCTTCCATATTTGCAATAATAGACAGGAAGTCAAAGATAGACCCTAGTGACGAGTCCGGCATAAAATTGGATAGCGTAAAGGGAGATATTGAGCTTCGCCATGTAAGCTTTAAATATCCCTCTCGGCCAGATATACAGATTTTCCAAGACCTCAGTTTAACTATCCATTCTGGCAAG ACAGTTGCCCTGGTTGGAGAAAGTGGGAGTGGAAAATCGACAGTAGTAGCATTGATGCAACGATTTTATGATCCGGATTCAGGTCATATCACACTTGATGGAACTGAACTTGGAAAATTCCACTTGAAATGGTTGAGGCAGCAGATGGGGCTTGTGGGGCAAGAACCTGTTTTATTTAACGACACAATCCGTGCCAACATTGCGTATGGAAAGGATGGTGATGCAACTGAGGCAGAAATCATAGCTGCATCGGAGTTGGCCAATGCACACAAATTCATTAGTAGCTTGAATCAG GGGTATGACACCGTAGTAGGAGAACGAGGAATACAATTATCTGGCGGGCAGAAGCAACGCGTAGCCATTGCGCGTGCGATAATCAAGAGCCCCAAGATATTACTGTTGGATGAAGCTACAAGTGCACTTGATTCTGAATCTGAGAGAGTGGTTCAAGATGCATTAGACAGGGTGATGGTAAACCGGACCACCGTAGTTGTTGCTCATCGACTATCGACAATCAAGAATGCAGATGAGATCGCGGTGGTTAAAAACGGAGTGATCGTAGAAAAAGGCAAGCATGATAAGTTGATCAAAATTACAGATGGATTTTATGCATCCTTGGTCGCTCTGCACATGAGCGCTCCAAATGCATGA